A section of the Pseudomonas fluorescens genome encodes:
- a CDS encoding Y-family DNA polymerase, whose product MRWVCIVFPQLALDGALRQRPEPEQPLALLAGPPQRRVLQAVNAAARALGLCPGQSLSAAQALTKAFACVEYDPVAIERCQQLLAAWAYGFSSQVSVFYPRALLFEIESSLGLFGPWPLLEARLREELTGLGFRHRIVAAPNPAAARVLVNAYDGLAVADADGLQQALGPMPIDRIGLDPQAAMALSRMGLRTLAEVQALPRHTLARRFEAGLLKHLDALTGQRSLALGFYQPPDRFDLRIELNFDVQSHQALLFPLRRLTGDLAAFLCGRDSGVQRFALHLEHAGAPDSVIKVGLLSAEREPSMLFELARGRLEQVQVAAPVRGLRLLAEDLPVFVPQRQDLFDERPQQTLPWLQLRERLRARLGDEAVQGLRFNADHRPECAWLPGTDSRVCPTLSPVLRPGWLLKEPTLLAEQGIQILLGPERIESGWWDGADIRRDYYLVRTRAGQQGWAYRTVDERAGLWLQGWFA is encoded by the coding sequence ATGCGCTGGGTGTGTATTGTCTTCCCGCAGTTGGCGTTGGACGGGGCCCTGCGTCAGCGCCCCGAGCCCGAGCAGCCGTTGGCGCTGTTGGCCGGCCCGCCGCAGCGGCGGGTGCTGCAAGCCGTCAATGCCGCCGCGCGTGCCTTGGGCCTGTGCCCCGGCCAATCCCTGTCAGCGGCCCAGGCCCTGACCAAGGCCTTTGCCTGCGTCGAATACGACCCGGTGGCTATCGAGCGCTGCCAGCAACTACTGGCGGCCTGGGCCTATGGTTTCAGTTCCCAGGTCAGTGTGTTCTACCCGCGGGCCTTGCTGTTTGAAATCGAATCGAGCCTGGGCCTGTTCGGGCCGTGGCCGCTGCTGGAAGCACGCTTGCGCGAGGAGCTGACTGGCCTGGGCTTTCGCCACCGTATCGTTGCCGCCCCTAACCCGGCGGCCGCACGGGTGTTGGTCAATGCCTACGATGGCCTGGCCGTGGCCGATGCCGACGGTCTGCAACAAGCCCTTGGGCCGATGCCGATTGATCGCATTGGCCTCGACCCGCAAGCCGCCATGGCCTTGTCGCGCATGGGCCTGCGAACCCTGGCCGAGGTCCAGGCGTTGCCCCGGCATACCTTGGCCAGGCGGTTTGAGGCGGGGTTGCTCAAGCACTTGGATGCCTTGACCGGGCAACGGTCGCTGGCCCTGGGTTTTTATCAGCCGCCGGATCGTTTTGATCTGCGCATCGAATTGAATTTCGATGTGCAGTCCCACCAGGCGCTGCTGTTCCCCTTGCGGCGCCTGACCGGCGATCTGGCCGCCTTCCTCTGTGGCCGCGACAGTGGCGTGCAGCGTTTTGCCCTGCACCTGGAGCATGCCGGGGCGCCGGACAGCGTGATCAAGGTTGGCCTGCTCAGTGCCGAGCGAGAACCTTCGATGCTGTTTGAACTGGCCCGTGGCCGCCTGGAGCAGGTGCAAGTGGCTGCCCCAGTGCGTGGCCTGCGCCTGTTGGCCGAGGATCTGCCGGTGTTTGTACCCCAGCGCCAGGACCTGTTCGATGAGCGCCCGCAGCAAACCCTGCCCTGGCTGCAACTGCGCGAGCGTCTGCGGGCGCGCCTGGGGGATGAGGCGGTGCAGGGCTTGCGTTTTAATGCCGACCATCGCCCCGAGTGCGCCTGGCTGCCAGGCACCGACAGCCGCGTCTGCCCGACCTTGAGCCCGGTGCTACGTCCTGGCTGGCTGCTCAAGGAGCCGACCTTGCTCGCCGAGCAGGGCATCCAGATCCTGCTCGGCCCGGAGCGCATCGAATCCGGTTGGTGGGATGGCGCGGATATCCGTCGTGATTACTACCTGGTGCGTACCCGCGCCGGGCAGCAAGGCTGGGCTTATCGCACGGTGGATGAGCGCGCCGGGTTGTGGCTGCAGGGCTGGTTTGCATGA
- a CDS encoding DUF1652 domain-containing protein has product MIPIVELSRIMASGFVPLACDCSVNPQGFLTIRVFEPESGRVDLLLTGVSPQGLDSVRAISNLIGELRTELKAGRRGFAAFG; this is encoded by the coding sequence ATGATCCCGATCGTTGAGTTGAGCCGCATCATGGCGTCCGGTTTCGTTCCGCTGGCGTGCGACTGTAGCGTCAACCCCCAGGGGTTCTTGACCATCCGTGTCTTCGAGCCCGAATCCGGGCGTGTGGACCTGCTGTTGACCGGCGTGTCGCCCCAGGGCCTGGACAGCGTCCGTGCCATCTCCAACCTGATCGGCGAATTGCGCACCGAACTCAAGGCCGGGCGCCGAGGGTTTGCCGCATTCGGCTAG
- the lexA gene encoding transcriptional repressor LexA has translation MYSMTTLTPRRSAILNFIRERIAQQGQPPSLAEIAEAFGFASRSVARKHVLALTEAGFIEVNPNQARGIRLLNQPARPEWLEIPVLGRVAAGLPIGADADVHARLLLDPATFARVPDYLLRVQGDSMIEDGILDGDLVGVRRNAEALNGQIVVARLDGEVTIKRFERAGDSVRLLPRNPAYQPIVVRPDQDLAIEGVFCGLVRQG, from the coding sequence ATGTACTCCATGACGACTCTCACTCCCCGCCGTTCCGCCATCCTGAACTTCATCCGCGAACGTATCGCGCAGCAAGGTCAGCCCCCCAGCCTCGCCGAGATCGCCGAGGCCTTCGGTTTTGCCTCGCGCAGTGTGGCGCGCAAACATGTGCTGGCGCTGACCGAGGCTGGGTTTATCGAGGTCAACCCAAACCAGGCCCGGGGTATTCGCCTGCTCAATCAACCGGCGCGGCCTGAATGGCTGGAAATCCCGGTGCTGGGTCGTGTGGCTGCCGGCCTGCCCATTGGCGCCGACGCCGACGTGCATGCACGGCTGCTGCTCGACCCTGCGACGTTTGCCCGGGTGCCGGACTATCTGCTGCGGGTGCAGGGTGACTCGATGATCGAAGACGGCATTCTCGACGGCGACCTGGTGGGTGTGCGACGCAATGCCGAGGCGCTGAACGGGCAGATTGTGGTGGCACGCCTGGATGGTGAAGTCACCATCAAGCGTTTCGAGCGGGCGGGCGACAGTGTCCGCTTGTTGCCGCGCAACCCTGCTTACCAACCTATCGTGGTCCGTCCCGACCAGGACCTGGCCATCGAAGGCGTGTTTTGTGGCCTGGTGAGGCAAGGCTGA
- a CDS encoding NUDIX hydrolase: MKIRATVICEHEGHILFVRKARSKWALPGGRVERDERPVGAAERELQEETGLNVDGLLYLQELKDSDTLHHVFEASVVNIDQARPCNEIIDCQWHAYSALEQLDATDATKRIVRSFLRRL, from the coding sequence ATGAAAATACGCGCAACGGTGATTTGCGAACATGAGGGGCACATTCTATTTGTGCGCAAGGCCAGATCGAAATGGGCATTGCCCGGGGGCCGGGTCGAGCGTGATGAGCGTCCGGTCGGCGCGGCCGAGCGTGAACTGCAAGAGGAAACCGGGCTGAACGTGGATGGTTTGCTGTATCTGCAAGAATTGAAGGACAGTGACACGCTGCATCACGTGTTTGAAGCCTCGGTGGTGAACATCGACCAGGCCCGGCCCTGCAATGAAATCATCGATTGCCAGTGGCATGCCTACAGTGCGTTGGAGCAGTTGGACGCCACCGACGCCACCAAGCGGATTGTCCGCTCGTTTCTGCGCAGGCTCTGA
- a CDS encoding APC family permease: MSAQGKFKKQLSLIDLTFIGLGAIFGSGWLFAASHVSSIAGPAGIFSWLLGGFAVLLLGIVYCELGAALPRAGGVVRYPVYSHGPLLGYLMGFITLIAFSSLVAIEVVASRQYAAAWFPELTKVGSSDPTPLGWLVQFGLLCLFFVLNYRSVKTFAIANNLVSIFKFIVPLLVIGVLFTFFKPANFHSQGFAPFGLSGIEMAVSAGGVIFAYLGLTPIISVASEVKNPQRTIPIALILSVLLSTAIYVLLQVAFLGGVPTEMLANGWAGISQELALPYRDIALALGVGWLAYLVVADAVISPSGCGNIYMNATPRVIYGWAQTGTFFKIFTRIDEKSGIPRPALWLTFGLSVFWTLPFPSWEALINVVSAALVLSYAVAPVCVAALRRNAPDMPRPFRVKGMNVLGPLSFIIAALIVYWSGWNTVSWLLGLQIVMFVVYLLCRRLVPTQRLSIARQVRSSAWLIGFYALTMVLSKLGSFGGLGVLSHPFDTLVVAACALGIYYWGAATGVPAHLVQLEHEDDESEAVLPTAGMQPANA; the protein is encoded by the coding sequence ATGTCAGCCCAAGGCAAGTTCAAGAAACAGCTGTCTCTGATCGACCTCACCTTTATCGGACTGGGAGCCATCTTCGGTTCCGGTTGGTTGTTTGCCGCCAGCCACGTGTCGTCCATCGCAGGTCCTGCCGGGATTTTTTCCTGGTTGCTCGGCGGTTTTGCCGTGCTGCTGTTGGGCATTGTGTATTGCGAATTGGGTGCGGCCCTGCCCCGTGCCGGCGGCGTGGTGCGCTACCCGGTGTATTCCCACGGCCCGTTGCTCGGCTACCTGATGGGCTTTATCACGCTGATCGCGTTTTCCAGCCTGGTAGCGATTGAAGTGGTCGCCTCAAGGCAATACGCCGCCGCCTGGTTTCCCGAGTTGACCAAGGTTGGCTCCAGCGACCCCACCCCCCTCGGTTGGTTGGTGCAGTTCGGCCTGCTCTGCCTGTTTTTCGTGCTCAACTACCGCAGCGTCAAGACCTTCGCCATCGCCAATAACCTGGTCAGCATCTTCAAGTTCATCGTGCCACTGCTGGTGATCGGCGTGCTGTTCACCTTCTTCAAACCGGCCAACTTTCACTCCCAGGGATTCGCACCGTTCGGCCTGTCGGGGATTGAAATGGCGGTGTCCGCCGGTGGGGTGATTTTTGCCTATCTGGGGCTGACCCCGATCATCTCGGTGGCCAGCGAAGTGAAGAACCCGCAACGCACCATTCCCATTGCCCTGATCCTTTCGGTACTGCTGTCCACGGCGATTTACGTGCTGCTGCAGGTGGCATTCCTAGGCGGCGTGCCCACCGAAATGCTCGCCAACGGCTGGGCAGGCATCAGCCAGGAACTGGCCCTGCCCTACCGTGATATCGCCCTGGCTCTGGGGGTGGGTTGGCTGGCCTATCTGGTGGTGGCTGACGCGGTGATCTCCCCCAGCGGCTGCGGCAATATCTATATGAACGCCACGCCGCGGGTGATCTATGGCTGGGCGCAGACTGGCACCTTCTTCAAGATTTTTACGCGTATCGATGAGAAGTCCGGCATCCCGCGCCCGGCACTGTGGCTGACCTTTGGCTTGTCGGTGTTCTGGACGCTGCCGTTCCCGTCCTGGGAGGCGCTGATCAATGTGGTGTCTGCCGCCCTGGTCTTGAGCTACGCCGTGGCCCCGGTGTGCGTTGCCGCACTGCGGCGCAATGCGCCGGACATGCCGCGCCCGTTCCGGGTCAAGGGGATGAATGTGCTGGGCCCACTGTCGTTCATCATCGCCGCGCTGATCGTTTACTGGTCGGGCTGGAACACCGTGTCCTGGCTGCTTGGCCTGCAAATCGTGATGTTTGTGGTGTACCTGCTGTGCCGTCGCCTGGTGCCGACCCAACGCCTGAGCATCGCCCGGCAAGTGCGCTCCAGCGCATGGCTGATCGGCTTCTACGCGCTAACCATGGTGCTGTCCAAACTCGGCAGCTTTGGTGGGCTGGGCGTGCTTAGCCATCCCTTCGACACCCTGGTCGTCGCCGCCTGCGCGCTGGGCATCTACTA
- a CDS encoding TonB-dependent receptor family protein: MCLRQPPFVLSPRWLGLGAVLTFSHLSQAQEALQLAPLQVTSTELSEGEVAQAQLKQVPGATNFIDMASVEQGRVSSNEDVLKYQAGIYAKAANNEGVKISIRGSGLNRGPGSHASGLYETIDGLPLTGPGGTPYELKDPLWLSRVEVLRGANGFDRGALALGGAVNYVTHTGYDAPRLRVRYEAGSHGYAQREISSGQVLGDADYYISLTDSDYDGFQQQSAGSGKGMAANFGYRFNPDLETRFYFRYRETANDSPGKLTRQQIEHSPRAANALNLTRDSKRLQPGSTWIANKTTLQLDDNARIEAGLVYHDYPMDLREGTNRLKVAYTDISGTLNYIRQDTLLGHDSKTTLGLRTTQGLPNNGASEYVRVPAGSTANFAPGTKTRDYSYLGSDTVLQVSNDLELLPDLWLTTGLAAIYTRRETEVTYPETRAPVSTHDWDYAPRVGLRYDFNPQLQVYGNLSRSVEPPHAWSMIWGSNKFFPKEANNPASGLAREGVALQNQTATTLEVGGRGEAWFGQWDLALYHSRVRHELLSVETQAASPTTSQVVAESNASPTIHQGLELSLISPLWDGGNAGRLALRQAYTFSNFHYRDDPRFGDNTLPGIPKHYYQAQLRYSHPSGFFSSLNGEYSSRVAVDYANSYYASAYGLLGATVGYDAPKQDWQAWVDLRNLTHQRYANTVTPGYDDHGTDMARSTPGDGMGVYAGVSWSLR; encoded by the coding sequence ATGTGCCTGCGACAACCTCCGTTTGTGCTTTCCCCGCGCTGGCTCGGCTTGGGGGCCGTCCTGACCTTCAGCCACCTGTCCCAGGCCCAGGAGGCGCTGCAGTTGGCGCCGCTGCAAGTCACCAGCACTGAACTGAGCGAAGGCGAAGTGGCCCAGGCGCAACTCAAGCAGGTGCCTGGTGCGACCAACTTCATTGATATGGCTAGCGTCGAGCAGGGGCGGGTCAGCAGCAACGAAGATGTGCTCAAGTACCAGGCTGGCATCTACGCCAAGGCAGCGAACAATGAAGGGGTGAAAATCTCCATTCGCGGCTCGGGCCTCAACCGTGGCCCTGGCAGCCATGCGTCCGGCCTGTATGAAACCATCGACGGCCTGCCACTCACCGGCCCTGGCGGCACCCCCTACGAACTCAAGGATCCGTTGTGGCTCAGTCGGGTTGAAGTGTTGCGCGGCGCCAACGGGTTTGACCGGGGCGCACTGGCCCTGGGCGGGGCGGTCAACTATGTGACCCACACAGGCTACGATGCACCCCGGTTGCGGGTGCGCTATGAGGCCGGCAGCCATGGTTATGCCCAGCGGGAAATCAGCTCTGGGCAAGTGCTGGGCGATGCCGACTATTACATCAGCCTGACTGATTCTGACTACGATGGTTTCCAGCAACAAAGCGCCGGCAGTGGCAAGGGCATGGCGGCCAACTTTGGCTACCGGTTCAACCCGGACCTGGAAACCCGTTTCTACTTTCGCTACCGTGAGACCGCCAACGACAGCCCTGGCAAACTCACGCGCCAGCAGATCGAGCACAGCCCGCGCGCGGCCAATGCCCTTAACCTGACACGCGATTCCAAGCGCTTGCAGCCAGGTTCTACCTGGATCGCCAACAAGACCACCCTGCAACTGGACGATAACGCCCGCATCGAGGCGGGCCTGGTGTATCACGACTACCCCATGGACCTGCGCGAGGGCACCAACCGGTTGAAGGTGGCGTACACCGATATCAGCGGCACCTTGAACTATATTCGCCAGGACACGCTGCTGGGGCATGACAGCAAGACCACGCTCGGCCTGCGCACGACCCAGGGCCTGCCCAATAACGGCGCGTCCGAATATGTGCGGGTACCTGCCGGCAGCACCGCCAACTTCGCCCCCGGCACCAAGACCCGTGACTACAGTTACCTGGGGTCGGATACGGTGTTGCAGGTGAGCAACGACTTGGAGTTGCTGCCTGACCTGTGGCTGACCACCGGGCTGGCGGCGATCTACACCCGCCGTGAAACCGAAGTCACTTATCCCGAAACCCGTGCCCCCGTCAGCACTCACGACTGGGACTATGCCCCGCGCGTGGGCCTGCGCTATGACTTCAACCCGCAGTTGCAGGTGTATGGCAACTTGAGCCGCTCGGTGGAGCCACCCCATGCCTGGTCGATGATCTGGGGCTCCAACAAGTTTTTTCCCAAAGAGGCCAATAATCCGGCATCAGGTTTGGCGCGTGAGGGCGTAGCGCTGCAAAACCAGACCGCCACCACCCTGGAAGTGGGCGGGCGCGGCGAAGCCTGGTTCGGTCAATGGGACCTGGCGTTGTACCACTCGCGGGTGCGCCATGAACTGCTTAGCGTCGAGACTCAGGCGGCGAGTCCCACGACCTCGCAGGTGGTCGCCGAATCCAACGCCAGCCCGACCATCCACCAAGGCCTGGAACTGAGCCTCATCAGCCCGCTGTGGGACGGTGGCAATGCCGGCCGCCTGGCCCTGCGCCAGGCCTACACGTTCAGCAATTTCCACTACCGCGATGACCCAAGGTTTGGCGACAACACGCTGCCCGGCATCCCCAAGCACTATTACCAGGCGCAGTTGCGCTACAGCCATCCCAGCGGCTTTTTCAGCAGCCTCAATGGCGAGTATTCCTCGCGGGTGGCGGTGGACTATGCCAACTCCTACTACGCGTCAGCCTATGGCTTGTTGGGCGCCACGGTTGGCTATGACGCACCGAAACAGGACTGGCAAGCCTGGGTCGACCTGCGCAACCTGACCCACCAGCGCTATGCCAATACCGTGACGCCGGGCTATGACGACCATGGCACTGACATGGCGCGTTCGACCCCGGGCGATGGCATGGGCGTGTATGCCGGGGTCTCCTGGAGCCTGCGTTAA
- a CDS encoding Gfo/Idh/MocA family protein has product MSSVRWGMIGCGSVTEVKSGPAFYKAPGSALVAVMGRREEAVRDYAARHGIARFYTDAQALIDDPQVDAVYIATPPASHLEYSLLVAAAGKHCCVEKPMSLNAEQSALMQRTFERAGLHLFVSYYRRSLPRFQQVRAWLQEGRIGELRHLSWTLCKPPSSTDTQASNWRTDPAIAGGGYFADLASHGFDLFQYLAGDIVEVTGYTARQAGRYVAEDAVTACWSFSSGALGMGCWNFVADRREDRVELIGSQGRITFSVFDEQPLQLEAEVSQTLHIAHHAHIQWHHVLGMNAHIRGESVHPALAIEALKTDWIMDRVLQRKP; this is encoded by the coding sequence ATGAGCAGCGTCCGCTGGGGCATGATCGGTTGTGGCAGTGTTACTGAAGTCAAGAGTGGACCCGCTTTCTATAAGGCACCGGGTTCGGCCCTGGTGGCCGTGATGGGGCGTCGCGAGGAAGCGGTGCGCGATTATGCAGCACGCCACGGGATCGCCCGGTTTTACACGGATGCCCAGGCGCTGATTGATGATCCGCAAGTGGATGCGGTGTACATCGCCACGCCACCGGCCAGCCACCTGGAATACAGCCTGCTGGTGGCGGCGGCGGGCAAGCATTGCTGCGTCGAAAAACCGATGTCGCTGAATGCCGAGCAGAGTGCACTGATGCAGCGCACCTTCGAGCGGGCCGGGTTGCATCTGTTTGTTTCGTATTACCGCCGTTCCCTGCCGCGCTTCCAGCAGGTGCGTGCCTGGCTGCAAGAGGGGCGTATCGGTGAGTTGCGTCACCTCAGTTGGACGTTGTGCAAGCCGCCCTCATCGACGGATACCCAGGCCAGCAACTGGCGCACCGATCCGGCGATTGCCGGAGGCGGCTATTTTGCCGACCTGGCCAGCCATGGTTTCGACCTGTTCCAGTACCTGGCGGGGGATATCGTCGAGGTCACGGGTTATACCGCGCGCCAGGCCGGGCGCTATGTGGCGGAAGACGCCGTCACCGCGTGCTGGAGCTTCAGCTCGGGCGCGCTGGGCATGGGCTGCTGGAACTTTGTGGCTGACCGGCGCGAGGATCGGGTCGAGTTGATCGGCAGCCAAGGGCGTATCACGTTTTCAGTGTTCGACGAGCAGCCGTTGCAACTGGAGGCCGAAGTCAGCCAGACCCTGCATATTGCCCATCATGCCCATATCCAGTGGCACCACGTGCTGGGCATGAACGCGCATATCCGCGGCGAGAGTGTGCATCCGGCACTGGCGATCGAAGCCCTGAAGACCGACTGGATCATGGATCGGGTGTTGCAGCGCAAGCCTTGA
- a CDS encoding 5'-nucleotidase, lipoprotein e(P4) family, which produces MRNFAFASICLFSSLLLGCQQHPPANDQLDAVLWTQTSIEHELIYRQVFADATRQLDVALAAKDWDALPFAPRNLNGLPPAVIVDIDETLLDNVPLNARDIISNQVYSYDRWNTWVNQAKAQALPGAVAFLQAAQQRGITVYYLTNREHSQVQATVDNLRLRGFPVQNNEQVLAAATPTGHCEQAGYGKNCRRQWVASQARVLLMVGDSLGDFVQAGQNTLAAQRRAVEPYVGWFGQRWFLLPNPTYGNWYSAPYGDREDIPFEQKRFFKREALQLQQ; this is translated from the coding sequence ATGCGTAATTTCGCCTTCGCCAGCATCTGCCTGTTCTCCTCACTCTTGCTCGGTTGCCAACAGCACCCACCCGCCAACGACCAGTTGGATGCGGTGCTCTGGACCCAGACCTCCATCGAGCACGAGTTGATCTATCGCCAGGTGTTCGCTGACGCCACCCGCCAGCTCGACGTGGCCCTGGCCGCCAAGGACTGGGACGCCCTGCCCTTTGCCCCGCGCAACCTGAACGGCCTGCCGCCGGCAGTGATCGTCGATATCGATGAAACCCTGCTGGACAACGTGCCGCTCAATGCCCGGGACATCATCAGCAACCAGGTCTACTCCTACGATCGCTGGAACACCTGGGTCAACCAGGCCAAGGCCCAGGCCCTGCCCGGCGCCGTGGCATTCTTGCAGGCTGCGCAACAACGCGGGATCACGGTGTATTACCTGACCAACCGCGAACACAGTCAGGTCCAGGCCACCGTCGACAACCTGCGCCTGCGCGGCTTCCCAGTGCAGAACAACGAACAAGTGCTCGCGGCCGCCACCCCGACCGGCCACTGCGAGCAGGCCGGCTACGGCAAGAACTGCCGACGCCAGTGGGTCGCCAGCCAGGCGCGGGTACTGTTGATGGTCGGTGACTCCCTGGGGGATTTCGTCCAGGCCGGGCAGAACACCCTGGCCGCTCAACGCCGGGCGGTCGAGCCCTATGTGGGCTGGTTCGGCCAACGCTGGTTCCTGCTACCCAATCCGACCTACGGCAACTGGTACAGCGCACCCTATGGCGACCGCGAAGACATTCCATTTGAGCAGAAGCGCTTTTTCAAGCGTGAGGCCCTTCAATTACAGCAATAA
- the imuA gene encoding translesion DNA synthesis-associated protein ImuA, producing the protein MGAVVALDSLFNGGRVWKGRPTAPPTSVHPTGLSALDAVLPSGGWPEAALSEILVAQQGVGELQLVWPTLARLSAAGERIVLVAPPHIPYPHAWQNAGVDLRQLSVIQADERDALWAAEQCLRSGSCGAVLCWPRKADDRALRRLQVAAETGQTLAFAWRAMGEAINPSPAALRLAVEPGQVRVLKCRGGLAHPVAITLACGH; encoded by the coding sequence ATGGGCGCCGTGGTTGCACTGGACTCGCTGTTCAATGGCGGGCGGGTCTGGAAGGGACGACCGACTGCGCCGCCGACCAGTGTGCACCCCACCGGGCTGTCGGCCCTGGATGCGGTGTTGCCCAGCGGTGGTTGGCCGGAGGCGGCCTTGAGTGAAATCCTCGTGGCCCAGCAGGGCGTGGGCGAGTTGCAACTGGTCTGGCCGACCCTGGCGCGGCTGTCGGCGGCCGGCGAGCGAATTGTGCTGGTGGCGCCACCGCATATCCCATACCCCCACGCCTGGCAGAACGCCGGGGTGGACCTGCGCCAGCTCTCGGTGATCCAGGCCGATGAACGCGATGCCTTGTGGGCGGCGGAGCAATGCCTGCGTTCCGGCAGTTGCGGCGCGGTGCTGTGCTGGCCGCGCAAGGCGGACGACCGGGCCTTGCGCCGCTTGCAGGTGGCCGCCGAGACCGGTCAGACCCTGGCGTTTGCCTGGCGGGCCATGGGCGAGGCGATCAATCCGTCACCAGCCGCCCTGCGCCTGGCCGTCGAGCCGGGCCAGGTACGGGTGCTCAAGTGCCGGGGTGGCCTGGCCCATCCCGTGGCTATTACCCTGGCCTGCGGGCACTGA
- a CDS encoding AraC family transcriptional regulator: MMHNAFATLCQGSEQRPHSLEHLLAGVAMLLPMLDVIPNATMFIKDVQARYVMANRTLVQRCALKDLRPLLGKTSAEVFPAQLGPGYTEQDRRVLEQGLVLEDQLELHLYGSREPGWCLTHKWPLYNREGAIIGLAGISVDLQSASQTHPAYQRLAAVDEHIRAHFNQRVTLGELTRIAGISVAQLERYCKRVFHLTPRQMIQKVRLEHAHRLLHTELPITEVALQCGYTDHSAFTRQFKALTGFTPRQYRQAM, translated from the coding sequence ATGATGCACAACGCGTTTGCGACCCTTTGCCAAGGCAGCGAGCAGCGGCCACACAGCCTCGAACACCTGCTGGCGGGCGTGGCCATGTTGTTGCCGATGCTCGATGTGATTCCCAATGCGACGATGTTTATCAAGGATGTGCAGGCGCGCTACGTCATGGCCAACCGCACCCTGGTGCAGCGTTGCGCCTTGAAAGACCTGCGGCCCTTACTGGGCAAGACCAGCGCCGAGGTGTTTCCCGCGCAGTTGGGGCCCGGCTATACCGAACAGGATCGGCGTGTGCTGGAACAGGGCCTGGTGCTGGAGGACCAACTGGAGTTGCACCTGTACGGCAGCCGCGAACCCGGCTGGTGCCTGACCCACAAGTGGCCGTTGTATAACCGCGAAGGTGCGATCATCGGCCTGGCAGGCATCTCGGTCGATCTGCAATCTGCCAGCCAGACCCACCCGGCGTATCAGCGCTTGGCGGCGGTGGACGAACACATCCGCGCCCACTTCAACCAGCGCGTGACCCTCGGTGAGCTGACGCGCATCGCCGGTATTTCAGTGGCGCAACTGGAGCGCTACTGCAAGCGCGTGTTCCACCTGACACCTCGGCAGATGATCCAGAAAGTACGCCTGGAGCATGCCCATCGGCTGCTGCACACCGAACTGCCCATCACCGAAGTGGCCCTGCAATGCGGCTACACCGACCACAGCGCATTCACCCGGCAGTTCAAGGCGCTGACCGGCTTTACGCCGCGTCAGTATCGCCAGGCCATGTAG